A genomic window from Vitis riparia cultivar Riparia Gloire de Montpellier isolate 1030 chromosome 18, EGFV_Vit.rip_1.0, whole genome shotgun sequence includes:
- the LOC117905938 gene encoding uncharacterized protein LOC117905938 isoform X1, translating into MDPLDSSPSTAPACQVFVSESSVKQKRTVGEGFSSQPNSDLMVGAPEQRSTFDQDITPRSASRHGSTGSRPDVWGAQHSPFRESATSVNCEFDNTSTNWLFNDQDDHQMDSLLLRSFLDFNEDGCKIETSVNVNEENPEDNDQKPQTRMKFSSVIEAEEFYKNYAKKTGFTVRKGKIHKQRDGTLKWRRFLCSCEGFRAKKQSNQGTKYQRLDTRTGCEAQMQVTLENEQWVITNLQLEHNHSLQNSNGSSDKSIQDTLTGPSEKLEGASEADKVCPKHQLKQLKPQAVDSRRAKGETSSAPAEAEDRDKTLWDQFIGNLTRLLKENNNEQLFEEVTKLKSIFCPHPKNQGNLSQQTQEDSASSYSEQSMAKASDGVETRNYVESASDRLTMEERSLPIAKSADEELGQPSLPTIYSAQVPTTNDVSHWFRGGAVSIASSTVPTPTLPITTITSAGTPAAGSSSPHLPCLQDKCSGASRDQGKQCTSFGGVNTIVQVEGSGVSHTSESIWQQILTKYGDITAKCTLTSPEFVAFVKQSILKIVNLMHNNTARGLSDENISTIGRILGDLERVEVKVDWLRTRFVAVGHLIDYAKAKDNRDMILRRFNEKRAQVAQLQLHLTQLQGELDEAEASLQELKHQVPEWLTFEDTLGKGLL; encoded by the exons ATGGATCCTCTGGACTCATCCCCATCAACTGCACCGGCATGTCAGGTATTTGTTTCCGAAAGTTCTGTCAAACAGAAGAGAACTGTGGGTGAAGGTTTTTCTAGCCAGCCAAACTCAGATCTCATGGTCGGAGCTCCAGAGCAACGGAGTACGTTTGATCAAGATATCACCCCCCGATCTGCTAGCCGGCATGGTTCCACCGGCTCCCGGCCAGATGTTTGGGGAGCCCAACATTCCCCTTTTCGGGAATCTGCTACTTCAGTCAACTGCGAATTTGACAATACCTCCACGAACTGGCTCTTCAATGACCAG GATGATCATCAAATGGACTCTTTGCTTTTGCGtagttttcttgattttaatgaAGATGGTTGTAAGATCGAAACATCTGTTAATGTAAATGAGGAGAACCCTGAAGATAATGATCAGAAACCGCAAACACGGATGAAATTTTCGTCTGTGATAGAAGCTGAAGAATTTTACAAAAACTATGCCAAGAAAACTGGTTTTACAGTAAGAAAAGGGAAGATACACAAGCAACGAGATGGTACACTGAAATGGCGACGTTTTCTTTGTTCATGTGAAGGTTTCCGGGCCAAGAAGCAGTCCAACCAGGGAACAAAGTATCAGAGATTAGATACAAGAACAGGTTGCGAAGCCCAGATGCAAGTCACACTTGAAAATGAACAATGGGTGATCACAAACCTTCAGCTTGAGCATAATCACAGCCTGCAAAATTCAAATGGAAGTTCGGATAAGAGTATTCAAGATACACTAACTGGGCCTTCAGAAAAACTAGAAGGTGCTTCGGAAGCTGACAAGGTTTGTCCAAAACATCAATTGAAACAACTGAAACCTCAAGCTGTGGACTCCAGAAGGGCAAAAGGAGAG ACTTCCTCGGCTCCGGCTGAAGCTGAGGACAGAGACAAAACTCTCTGGGATCAGTTCATTGGAAACTTAACCAGGCTCCTCAAGGAGAACAATAATGAACAACTTTTTGAGGAGGTTACTAAGTTGAAATCAATATTCTGTCCGCACCCGAAAAACCAAGGCAACCTTTCACAACAAACACAAGAGGATTCAGCGAGCAGTTATTCGGAACAGTCCATGGCCAAGGCCAGTGATGGAGTAGAGACTCGTAATTATGTGGAAAGTGCTTCTGACCGGCTCACCATGGAAGAGAGGTCACTGCCGATTGCCAAAAGCGCTGACGAGGAGTTGGGCCAACCCTCTTTACCAACTATTTACTCAGCTCAAGTACCTACCACGAATGATGTGAGTCATTGGTTTAGGGGTGGCGCTGTTAGCATAGCATCATCAACTGTCCCAACCCCTACTCTTCCTATCACGACCATTACTAGCGCTGGCACACCTGCAGCTGGGAGCTCCAGCCCACATCTTCCTTGTCTCCAAGACAAGTGCTCAGGGGCTTCAAGGGATCAGGGAAAACAGTGCACAAGTTTCGGGGGGGTCAACACCATTGTCCAAGTCGAGGGATCTGGAGTATCTCATACAAGTGAGTCAATTTGGCAGCAAATACTGACCAAGTATGGAGACATAACGGCCAAATGCACCTTGACATCGCCCGAGTTTGTAGCCTTCGTTAAGCAATCCATTCTGAAGATTGTGAACCTGATGCATAATAACACTGCCCGTGGCCTGTCTGATGAAAACATCTCCACCATTGGTCGTATATTGGGCGATTTGGAGCGTGTGGAGGTTAAGGTTGATTGGTTAAGAACCCGATTTGTTGCAGTGGGACATTTAATTGACTATGCAAAGGCAAAGGACAACAGGGACATGATTCTTAGGCGCTTCAATGAAAAGAGAGCTCAAGTAGCGCAGCTACAGCTGCATCTAACGCAGCTACAGGGGGAGCTGGATGAAGCAGAGGCCAGTTTACAGGAGCTGAAACACCAAGTACCCGAGTGGCTTACGTTCGAAGATACACTTGGAAAAGGATTATTGTAG
- the LOC117905938 gene encoding uncharacterized protein LOC117905938 isoform X2 — MTVRECNPPALFFLQKLYQPVPIEKDDHQMDSLLLRSFLDFNEDGCKIETSVNVNEENPEDNDQKPQTRMKFSSVIEAEEFYKNYAKKTGFTVRKGKIHKQRDGTLKWRRFLCSCEGFRAKKQSNQGTKYQRLDTRTGCEAQMQVTLENEQWVITNLQLEHNHSLQNSNGSSDKSIQDTLTGPSEKLEGASEADKVCPKHQLKQLKPQAVDSRRAKGETSSAPAEAEDRDKTLWDQFIGNLTRLLKENNNEQLFEEVTKLKSIFCPHPKNQGNLSQQTQEDSASSYSEQSMAKASDGVETRNYVESASDRLTMEERSLPIAKSADEELGQPSLPTIYSAQVPTTNDVSHWFRGGAVSIASSTVPTPTLPITTITSAGTPAAGSSSPHLPCLQDKCSGASRDQGKQCTSFGGVNTIVQVEGSGVSHTSESIWQQILTKYGDITAKCTLTSPEFVAFVKQSILKIVNLMHNNTARGLSDENISTIGRILGDLERVEVKVDWLRTRFVAVGHLIDYAKAKDNRDMILRRFNEKRAQVAQLQLHLTQLQGELDEAEASLQELKHQVPEWLTFEDTLGKGLL; from the exons ATGACGGTACGCGAATGCAATCCTCCTGCACTCTTCTTTTTACAAAAGCTTTACCAACCAGTTCCAATAGAGAAG GATGATCATCAAATGGACTCTTTGCTTTTGCGtagttttcttgattttaatgaAGATGGTTGTAAGATCGAAACATCTGTTAATGTAAATGAGGAGAACCCTGAAGATAATGATCAGAAACCGCAAACACGGATGAAATTTTCGTCTGTGATAGAAGCTGAAGAATTTTACAAAAACTATGCCAAGAAAACTGGTTTTACAGTAAGAAAAGGGAAGATACACAAGCAACGAGATGGTACACTGAAATGGCGACGTTTTCTTTGTTCATGTGAAGGTTTCCGGGCCAAGAAGCAGTCCAACCAGGGAACAAAGTATCAGAGATTAGATACAAGAACAGGTTGCGAAGCCCAGATGCAAGTCACACTTGAAAATGAACAATGGGTGATCACAAACCTTCAGCTTGAGCATAATCACAGCCTGCAAAATTCAAATGGAAGTTCGGATAAGAGTATTCAAGATACACTAACTGGGCCTTCAGAAAAACTAGAAGGTGCTTCGGAAGCTGACAAGGTTTGTCCAAAACATCAATTGAAACAACTGAAACCTCAAGCTGTGGACTCCAGAAGGGCAAAAGGAGAG ACTTCCTCGGCTCCGGCTGAAGCTGAGGACAGAGACAAAACTCTCTGGGATCAGTTCATTGGAAACTTAACCAGGCTCCTCAAGGAGAACAATAATGAACAACTTTTTGAGGAGGTTACTAAGTTGAAATCAATATTCTGTCCGCACCCGAAAAACCAAGGCAACCTTTCACAACAAACACAAGAGGATTCAGCGAGCAGTTATTCGGAACAGTCCATGGCCAAGGCCAGTGATGGAGTAGAGACTCGTAATTATGTGGAAAGTGCTTCTGACCGGCTCACCATGGAAGAGAGGTCACTGCCGATTGCCAAAAGCGCTGACGAGGAGTTGGGCCAACCCTCTTTACCAACTATTTACTCAGCTCAAGTACCTACCACGAATGATGTGAGTCATTGGTTTAGGGGTGGCGCTGTTAGCATAGCATCATCAACTGTCCCAACCCCTACTCTTCCTATCACGACCATTACTAGCGCTGGCACACCTGCAGCTGGGAGCTCCAGCCCACATCTTCCTTGTCTCCAAGACAAGTGCTCAGGGGCTTCAAGGGATCAGGGAAAACAGTGCACAAGTTTCGGGGGGGTCAACACCATTGTCCAAGTCGAGGGATCTGGAGTATCTCATACAAGTGAGTCAATTTGGCAGCAAATACTGACCAAGTATGGAGACATAACGGCCAAATGCACCTTGACATCGCCCGAGTTTGTAGCCTTCGTTAAGCAATCCATTCTGAAGATTGTGAACCTGATGCATAATAACACTGCCCGTGGCCTGTCTGATGAAAACATCTCCACCATTGGTCGTATATTGGGCGATTTGGAGCGTGTGGAGGTTAAGGTTGATTGGTTAAGAACCCGATTTGTTGCAGTGGGACATTTAATTGACTATGCAAAGGCAAAGGACAACAGGGACATGATTCTTAGGCGCTTCAATGAAAAGAGAGCTCAAGTAGCGCAGCTACAGCTGCATCTAACGCAGCTACAGGGGGAGCTGGATGAAGCAGAGGCCAGTTTACAGGAGCTGAAACACCAAGTACCCGAGTGGCTTACGTTCGAAGATACACTTGGAAAAGGATTATTGTAG